A region of Mesorhizobium sp. AR02 DNA encodes the following proteins:
- a CDS encoding L,D-transpeptidase, whose product MSDSPLFSERLSRRAFLGASALGAASVALSACTTTEVVTPPVAAAPPEPALGDTASMYAARTDGGYQLPAIPVAKLDPKFVRQVVADPTGEKPGTIVVDVSEHFLYLVRDGGKAIRYGVSLGKAGFGWTGSAVVQARKKWPVWTPPPEMIKRRPELAKFKDGMPPGPQSPLGARALYLFRDGKDTMYRMHGTPEWDSIGKNASSGCVRFMNQDIIDLYSRVNGPAPVFVRPNLSAAGKIMAVSSRTAEPIDAGVPKDAEFLK is encoded by the coding sequence ATGTCCGATAGTCCGCTGTTTTCCGAGCGCCTGAGCCGGCGCGCGTTTCTCGGTGCATCCGCCTTGGGCGCGGCCTCCGTGGCTCTTTCGGCGTGCACCACGACGGAGGTGGTGACGCCGCCGGTGGCGGCGGCGCCTCCCGAGCCGGCGCTCGGCGACACCGCAAGCATGTACGCGGCGCGCACCGACGGGGGCTATCAGCTGCCGGCGATCCCGGTGGCCAAGCTCGATCCGAAGTTCGTGCGCCAGGTCGTGGCCGACCCGACCGGAGAGAAACCCGGCACGATCGTCGTCGATGTCTCCGAGCACTTCCTCTATCTGGTACGCGACGGCGGCAAGGCCATCCGCTATGGCGTCAGCCTCGGCAAGGCCGGTTTCGGATGGACCGGCAGCGCCGTTGTCCAGGCGCGGAAGAAGTGGCCGGTGTGGACGCCGCCGCCCGAAATGATCAAGCGCCGGCCGGAACTGGCGAAATTCAAGGACGGCATGCCGCCCGGTCCGCAGAGCCCGCTCGGCGCCCGCGCGCTCTATCTCTTCCGCGATGGCAAGGACACGATGTACCGTATGCACGGCACGCCGGAGTGGGATTCCATCGGCAAGAACGCATCGTCGGGCTGCGTGCGTTTCATGAACCAGGACATCATCGACCTCTACAGCCGGGTCAACGGTCCCGCACCGGTCTTCGTGCGTCCCAATTTGTCGGCTGCCGGCAAGATCATGGCCGTATCGAGCAGGACCGCCGAGCCGATCGATGCGGGCGTGCCGAAGGATGCGGAGTTCTTGAAGTAA